From the genome of Bos indicus x Bos taurus breed Angus x Brahman F1 hybrid chromosome 14, Bos_hybrid_MaternalHap_v2.0, whole genome shotgun sequence, one region includes:
- the LOC113904453 gene encoding carbonic anhydrase 1-like → MASPDWGYDGENGPEHWGKLYPIANGNNQSPIDIKTSETKRDPSLKPLSVSYNPATAKEIVNVGHSFHVNFEDSDNRSVLKGGPLSESYRLRQFHFHWGITDDCGSEHLVDGAKFSAELHLVHWNSAKYPSFADAASKADGLALIGVLVKVGQANPNLQKVLDALKAVKNKNKKAPFTNFDPSVLLPPSLDYWAYSGSLTHPPLHESVTWIIFKETISVSSEQLAQFRCLLANAEGDGELCIKQNHRPPQPLKGRTVKASF, encoded by the exons ATGGCAAGTCCTGACTGGGGATATGATGGTGAAAACG GTCCTGAACACTGGGGCAAGCTGTACCCCATTGCAAATGGAAATAACCAATCTCCTATCGACATCAAAACCAGTGAAACCAAGCGTGATCCCTCTCTGAAACCCCTCAGTGTCTCCTACAATCCAGCCACAGCCAAAGAAATCGTCAACGTGGGACATTCCTTTCATGTAAACTTTGAGGACAGTGATAATAGATCAG tGCTGAAAGGGGGTCCTCTATCTGAAAGCTACAGGCTGCGGCAGTTCCATTTTCACTGGGGCATCAcagatgactgtggctctgagCACTTAGTGGATGGAGCCAAATTTTCTGCAGAG CTTCATTTAGTTCACTGGAATTCTGCCAAGTACCCCAGCTTCGCTGATGCCGCCTCGAAGGCTGATGGTTTGGCGTTGATTGGCGTTTTGGTGAAG gTGGGTCAGGCCAACCCAAACCTTCAGAAAGTACTTGATGCCCTAAAAGCAgttaaaaataag aacaAGAAAGCTCCATTCACAAATTTCGACCCCTCTGTCCTCCTGCCTCCATCCCTGGATTACTGGGCCTACTCTGGTTCACTGACTCACCCTCCTCTTCACGAGAGTGTCACCTGGATCATCTTTAAAGAGACCATCAGTGTGAGCTCGGAACAG CTGGCGCAGTTCCGCTGTCTGCTAGCAAATGCTGAAGGCGATGGAGAACTCTGCATCAAGCAGAACCACCGACCACCCCAGCCTCTGAAGGGCAGGACAGTGAAAGCTTCATTCTGA